One Panthera leo isolate Ple1 chromosome B1, P.leo_Ple1_pat1.1, whole genome shotgun sequence DNA window includes the following coding sequences:
- the BLOC1S4 gene encoding biogenesis of lysosome-related organelles complex 1 subunit 4 — translation MEGLPADRGLPPEGPAAEEAELQGAVWSGDSGNVSQSHSSASGPWEDEGPESGAPGRDLPLLRRAAAGYAACLLPGAGARPEVEALDASLEDLLTRVDEFVGMLDMLRGDSSHVVSEGVPRIYAKATEMRQVYSKIDRLEAFVAMIGASVARMEEQVARAEAELGAFPSAFRKLLHTITVPSFFSKAPSGRPQQSGYEPPVLFRTEDHFPCCSERPQI, via the coding sequence ATGGAGGGGCTTCCAGCCGACCGTGGGCTGCCGCCCGAGGGGCCGGCGGCAGAGGAGGCCGAGCTGCAGGGAGCTGTCTGGAGCGGGGACAGCGGCAACGTGTCCCAGAGCCACAGCAGCGCCTCGGGGCCGTGGGAGGATGAGGGCCCAGAGTCGGGCGCGCCGGGCCGCGACCTGCCGCTGCTGCGCCGCGCCGCCGCGGGCTACGCCGCCTGCCTGCTGCCCGGAGCCGGCGCGCGGCCCGAGGTCGAGGCCCTGGACGCCAGCCTGGAGGACCTGCTCACCAGAGTGGACGAGTTCGTGGGTATGCTGGACATGCTGCGCGGGGACTCCTCCCACGTCGTCAGCGAGGGCGTGCCTCGCATCTACGCGAAGGCCACCGAGATGCGGCAGGTCTACAGCAAGATCGACCGCCTCGAGGCCTTCGTGGCGATGATCGGCGCCAGCGTGGCCAGGATGGAGGAGCAGGTCGCCAGGGCGGAGGCCGAGCTGGGCGCTTTCCCCAGCGCGTTCAGGAAACTGCTGCACACGATTACCGTGCCCTCCTTCTTCAGCAAGGCGCCCTCCGGCCGGCCCCAGCAGAGCGGCTACGAACCCCCCGTCCTGTTTCGGACCGAGGACCACTTTCCCTGTTGCAGCGAGAGACCTCAGATCTGA